A region of Diospyros lotus cultivar Yz01 chromosome 3, ASM1463336v1, whole genome shotgun sequence DNA encodes the following proteins:
- the LOC127798502 gene encoding elongin-C isoform X1, translating into MRKEDTVKLISAEGFEFVIDKKAAMVSQTIRNMLTSPGGFAEAQHGEVTFPEISTTILEKVCQYFYWSLQYASKYYGGGAISTMQFPFNYSLCNSSCVPAIRNPYRQQRRALAGRRLNSILNLS; encoded by the exons ATGAGGAAGGAAGACACTGTGAAGTTGATCAGCGCCGAGGGCTTCGAATTCGTCATCGATAAGAAGGCTGCCATGGTCTCTCAAACCATTCGCAATATGCTCACCTCTCCAG GGGGTTTCGCTGAGGCGCAGCACGGAGAAGTCACTTTCCCCGAGATAAGCACCACCATTCTCGAGAAGGTCTGCCAGTACTTTTACTGGTCTCTCCAATACGCCAG CAAATACTATGGAGGAGGTGCCATTTCCACCATGCAATTCCCTTTCAACTATAGTCTCTGTAATTCCAGCTGTGTGCCAGCAATAAGGAATCCTTACAGACAGCAACGAAGGGCCCTGG CGGGAAGGAGACTGAATTCCATATTG
- the LOC127798502 gene encoding elongin-C isoform X2, producing MRKEDTVKLISAEGFEFVIDKKAAMVSQTIRNMLTSPGGFAEAQHGEVTFPEISTTILEKVCQYFYWSLQYASRSANTMEEVPFPPCNSLSTIVSVIPAVCQQ from the exons ATGAGGAAGGAAGACACTGTGAAGTTGATCAGCGCCGAGGGCTTCGAATTCGTCATCGATAAGAAGGCTGCCATGGTCTCTCAAACCATTCGCAATATGCTCACCTCTCCAG GGGGTTTCGCTGAGGCGCAGCACGGAGAAGTCACTTTCCCCGAGATAAGCACCACCATTCTCGAGAAGGTCTGCCAGTACTTTTACTGGTCTCTCCAATACGCCAG cCGCTCAGCAAATACTATGGAGGAGGTGCCATTTCCACCATGCAATTCCCTTTCAACTATAGTCTCTGTAATTCCAGCTGTGTGCCAGCAATAA